In the genome of Primulina tabacum isolate GXHZ01 chromosome 13, ASM2559414v2, whole genome shotgun sequence, the window CCAACTGAAATGTATATTTTTGCGAGAATACCCACCTGGAGCAGGAATATGTTAAGTTTAATCATTAGGCCATTTCTTTAAAAACATAGCAAAAAAGAGTTCAGAACAACGCACCAAGAAGTGTGTGTGCTAGGCTGTTGTTCTCCAGATACTCGTAAACTAGAATTCTTTCATCGCCTTCCACACAACAGCCGTAAAGCTTTACTAAATTTGCATGCTCTATATCCGAAACCGCATCAACCTCGTTCATGAACTCTCTTTTTCCTTGCCTCGACTCCGGCGACATAACCTTTATTGCACCCACCTTCCCGTTCCGAAGTTTTCCCTGCTTATTTATATTCGTTAGACATCACAGTTAACTCAAATCTTATACATAAATATGTAAtggaaaagtaaaaaaaaaaaaaaaaacttctttTTACCAGAAAATTTCATCCTGCCGTAATACCTTAAGGTTAAATCTAAAGGCAACAAAAAATGTGGACCAATGAATTTTCAACCCCTTAGATTCCCTCTTATTGCATAGGATATCATCTCTCTTTTTTACCTTATAAACGCATCCAAATCCTCCCTTCCCAATTTTATTTGCACGACTAAAATCATTGGTAGCGATCCTCAGTTCCTCGTACGAGTAGGCGTTAACCTTGTGGATTCCCGGGAACTCTGCAAATAAGTTCATATTTCGTCAGGACCAATTAAAGTTGTtgaaacaaataattaataaataaataaataaataaagagagCTCTCGTGCATGATCTAAACTTTACCATCATCAAGCTCGACCGAATGTCTGGTTCCCGAATCCTTTCTTCTACGAGATAAGCAAGAAAAGCAGGCCATAACTATAATATCAGCAGGTGGCTTCTCCCAACAGAGACAATGCTTCATTCACAAGGAAAATGAACACAAATAAGGATTATAATTCATATTCATTTTGGACATAAAATTTGAGCAAATTTATTTATGGGCAGTCTTGGTGAATATATTATTGAAATCGAAAAGCTTGTTGAGAATGACCAATAGAAAAGTCCTTGTATAGGGGAGTTGGCGTGAGTACCGTAGGAGTCAAGACTGGGCCGCTGGATAATGTTGAAAACTCTGCCGCGTCGTATTGGTCTTGAGGTTCATTGCAAAATAACATTTGATTTTTTTGCAGACGTATTATATTGAATGTACTTGGGATCGCAATGGATCTCGTGATATGGTTCTTGAGGTTTATtgcaaaataaaatttgatttatTTGCAGACGTATTATATGAAGGTACTTGGGATTGCAATGGATCGGGTCTAAACCCCTGTCCCCTTGTTGGTCTACAAGTGGGTCGAGGCGGGTTCTGGATTTGATCAAACTCGCCGCAGACCCACCCGCCAAAATAtgttattatatttaaaatatgaaacatatatgtatatgttgtgaaaaagtaaaaatttatggtaaaaagtaaaaatctcaaactctcaaaatttaccaaactacacactttataatatttttctctctactcaattgtgattttcttcacaaatgagagatctatttataggaaatctttacaaataatccaaaaataaaatacatcatcacacactaattttcaatatttacaactcttattttcaacattcaaatattcaacattcaaatattcaatactcacattttaaatatatttttcaacactcccccttgtgatgatgatcataatgattgtcttcattacatgtttttatactgcctcgttaaaaaccttactaggaaaaacccattgggataaaaaaccatagtaagggaaaaagagtgcagtcacgtaaactccccctcatgttgacacgaacaattcttcacaaatttcgtagattgcgcatcccaatattatatatgtgctttctgaatattgacgtaggaagtgcctttgtgaagagatctgatgagttttcacttgattgaatgtcacgaacatcaatatatttattcttctctagctccttagtgaatgcgaagaacttaggaggaatatgtttagttctgtcgctttttatgtatccttctttcatttgagcaacacatgcagcattatcttcatatagtatcacatgcttctcatcagatgataatccgcatgaaatttggatatgttgggtcattgattttaaccacacacattcacgacttgcttcatgtagtgcaataatctcggcatgatttgatgaagttgttacgagcgtttgtttctgagaacgccaagatattgcagtgcctccacgagtaaatacatatccagtttgggaacgtgccttgtgtggatcagataagtatccagcatcagcataaccaattatacttggattagcatcttttgaatacaaaagtcccaagtctatcgttcctcgtagataacggaatatatgtttaattccgttccagtgtctctttgttggatatgtgctaaatcttgccaacagattcacggcaaaagatatatcaggccttgtacaatttgtaaggtacataagggcaccgatggcacttagatatggtacttctggaccaagaatatcttcatcatcttcacatggacggaatggatccttttctatgtttaatgatctaacaaccattggagtacttaaaggatttgatttatccatattaaaacgtttaaggatcttttctgtataatttgtctggtgaacaaacattccacattctttttgttcaatttgtaaacccagacaatacttggtttttccaagatccttcatttcaaattcttccttcaagtatgacacaacttcttgaatttctttattcgttccaatgatgtttaaatcatcaacatatacagcaataattacgcatccggatgttgttttcttaatgaaaacacaagggcatattgaattatttacatatccctttttcatcaagtgatcacttagtcgattataccacattcgacctgattgctttaacccatataatgatctttgtaatttcacagaataacattccctgggttttgaactttgtgcttcaggcatcttaaatccttcagggattttcatatatatatattactatcaagtgattcatataagtaagctgtaacaacatccataagacgcatttttaaattttcagataccgccaagctaatcaaataccgaaacgtaattgcatccatcacaggagaatacgtttcttcataatcaattccaggcctttgagaaaaaccttgtgcaacaagtcgagctttatatcttactatttcatttttctcatttcgctttcgaataaaaacccatttgtatccaacaggttttacaccttcaggtgtaaggactataggtccaaaaacattacgtttatttagcgaatttaattcaacctggatgacatctttccattttatccaatcctgccgatttttacattcaccaaaagattttggttcatgatcttcgttatcatttatgatgtcgattgccacattataagaaaatatatcatcaatttcatctatatcttttcggttccatatttttccagtattaatataattgatagagatttcatgattctcgtcagtttgtggttctgacagaacattttcatcatcatgtgtttcttcaggaacaccattctctattttgtgatcatcatgtgtttcttcagaaacgtcattctttattttgtgatcatcgtgtttctctatgaattttctttttcgaggatttttatccttggaaccgactggccttccacgcttcaggcgtttaatgacatcatgagtatcttccatttgtttctttggaatttcaattcgagcaggggcatttgcagcatgtatatatgatttagttaccccttttgtgtctgcaaatgcatctggtatttgatttgctattctttgcaagtgtacaatttgttgtacatctttttcacattgttttgttcttggatccagatgtaacaatgatgatacataccatgtaatttctttttcggtatgtttctgttctccccctaacattgagaagatttcctcattaaaatgacaatcagcaaaacgtgctgtgaacacgtcgcctgtctgaggttcaatatatcgaatgattgatggactatcataaccgatataaattccaacctttctttgaggtcccattttctttcgttgcggtggtgcaataggcacatacaccatacatccaaaaattctcagatgagaaa includes:
- the LOC142523357 gene encoding cold-responsive protein kinase 1-like isoform X3; translation: MLFCNEPQDQYDAAEFSTLSSGPVLTPTHCLCWEKPPADIIVMACFSCLSRRRKDSGTRHSVELDDEFPGIHKVNAYSYEELRIATNDFSRANKIGKGGFGCVYKGKLRNGKVGAIKVMSPESRQGKREFMNEVDAVSDIEHANLVKLYGCCVEGDERILVYEYLENNSLAHTLLGGYSRKNIHFSWEARAKICIGVARGLAFLHEEVTPRIVHRDIKASNILLDKDLTPKIADFGLARLIPTNTTHISTRVAGTRGYLAPEYAVRGQVTRRSDVYSYGVLLMEIVTGKCNTSMLLPRDEHHILQRVRSLGGIVAKGRLFCA